The sequence GAAATGCCTTGGGTACCGACGACTGGTTGGGAATCGTCAACATGCGCATCCAGCGGCCCAGTACCCGCAGCTGGTTGACCACATTAAACGACTGAGAGCCGCCGCAAACCTGCATCACCGCCAGCGTTTTACCCTGTGTCGGCCGCACCGCGCCCAGTGACAGGGGAATCCAGTCAATCTGCGCTTTCATAATACCGGTCATCGCCCCGTGTCGTTCCGGGGAACACCACACCTGGGCCTCTGACCACATCACCCCCTCCCGCAACTCCTGCACCTTGGGGTGCTCGGCATCCTCGCTGTCTGGCAGTGGCAGGCCCGTCGGATCATAGATCCGCGTCTCCGCCCCCATCGCAGCTAGCAGACGGGCACATTCTTCTACGACCAGACGGCTGAATGAGCGGCTTCTCAACGAGCCATACAACAACAGGACCCGGGGCTTGTGACGACTAGGCACTTTGGCAAATCCATCCTGACCCGGCATATGAAATTGATCGGTCTGAATGTTGGGAAGTGCCGTCATGATGATTTGGCCCCCAGAGCCTGTAAGGCCGCGGACCAGCGCTCGGGTGGCAGCGAGGCGACATCCATCAAAACCTCCAGCCGTTGCCGTATCAGCGCGATGCAATCGCCAAAGGCCTGCAAACGATCTTCTTCCGTGCCGTCGAGCGCCGACGGATCTTTCAGTCCCCAATGAAGCTTGGGCGTAGCGCCCATCCAGAGCGGACATACCTCACCGGCAGCAGCGTCGCAGACGGTGATCACCACATCGGGATTGAAGTCGCTAAGATCCTGCCAGGAATCGCTTTGTAAACCCTCGGTCGAAATACCTTCCGCTGTCAGTGCCTTAAGCGACTCTGGGTGGACCTCTCCGGCAGGATCGCTGCCTGCACTGCGAGCTTCAATAAGCCCCTGACCAAAGTGATTGCTGACAGCCTCAGACAGAATGCTTCGGCAGCGGTTATGGGTACAGATATAAAGAATTTTCAAAACGCGTTCTCTGCTAACAGAAAATAGCCGGATGCGGGCCATAGCATGACAAGGGGAAAGCTATATATACGATATTACATATATGAAAAATCAAATACTATGGGAAAATGAGATTGCACAGTCATGCACCAGAAATGACGTAAGGCGCTACAATTAGCGTATCGATGTAGACGCATTCAGGATGAAATATGCCAAAGAATTCTCGCAGCGCCGCTTACAGTGCCCTATGCATTTGCCTTGGGACGACGGTTTTCACCGCACCCGACAGCCGCGCCCAGCTACTCAACGACCAACTGCCCGTTGTATTAACCCCAGCCCGCCTGAAGCAGAACCGCAGCGAAGTTCCCGCCAGCGTCAGTGTTATTGATAGAGAGATGATTGCCGCCTCCGGGATACGCCGCATTCCCGAGCTGTTTCGGCTGATTCCCGGAACGGCTGTCGGCGCCCGTGACGGCTGGAACCATGTTGTCAGCTACCACGGTACCAACTACCGCGACTCGCGCCGTATGCAGGTGCTGATTGACGGTCGCAGTATCTATCAGGCGGGCCTCGCGACGGTGAACTGGAACGATATCCCGCTGGCAATCGAGGATATTGAGCGCATTGAAATCGTGCGTGGCCCGTCCACCGCCAGTTATGGCGCCAACGCCTTCCTCGGGGTCATCAACATCATCAGTCGCCATCCGGAAGACAGTGACCGCTGGGCCGTAATGGCTCGACGTGGCAGCGGTAAGACTGAAGATTACCTGCTTAGTCATGCCGGCGACCTTGCCGACGGACAATTTCGTATCACCGCCCACAGCCGTCGTGACGACGGTTTTGATAAAAATGCCGACGGTGAGGATCGCCGCGACAGCGACAACAGTGATATGGCCAACCTCCGCTATGAAAAGAATTTTGGCAATGGCACCGCGCTGAGTTTCGGCAGTGGTTTCAAGCAGGGCTGGAATACCGATGACTTCGACGACGTCGATGTCACCTCGCCAGACACGCAGCACAAGAACCACTACCTCTCCGCCAAACTCAGCTGGGATCTTAATCGCAACCACAGCCAGCACCTGCGGCTCGACTATTCAGGTCAAAAGCAGATAAAAGAATGGCAGGCGATGATTCCGCCCGCGTTTATCGGTCGACCAGACCATCCCTCTCCGCTGGTCTTGGTGTCACCCAATGAAAACAGCAGACAATCGCGGCAAGACGTGGAGTTTCAGGACACCATGATCTGGAACAAGGCATTGCGAACCGTGGCGGGCGTCCACTATAAACACAATCGCGTCAGCTCCGACACCTATTACAATGGCAGCCGACGCAGTGACAGTGTTCAATTGTTCGGCAACTTGGAATACACCGTTAACGACGCGATCAGCAGCAACATCGGAGCCTCCTGGGAGCGCGACAGCAACGAAGGCCGCAAGCATTTTTCTCCGCGCGTCGCAGTTCACTACCACTTTACCCCCAATCACAGTATCCGCGCGGTGTACTCCGAAGCCGTCAGAACCCCCGACCTGCTGGAGACGTCGGCAGACTGGAGCTACCGGATCACGGATATCCAGCCATACGTTCCCGGCATAGATAGTGGCGAGTATGTGATCAAGGCCACAGGTAACCCTGATTTACGTGCTGAGCGCATTGCATCCAGCGAGCTGGGCTACTACGGTAATTTCCAGCAATGGGGACTGCAGTGGGACGTCAAAGTCTTTAACGACCGATTGAAGCGACTGGTTTCCGATTCCACATCACTGGAAAAATTTACCCCGGAAAACAACAACACGCTGCGCCAGCGAGGGATTGAAACAGAGATTGACTACCGTCCCAGCAGTGCATGGCTGATTCACGCCAGCTATGCCTACATCAATTCCGACAGCAGCAACTCAAATGAAGAGAGCTTTACGCCACAAAACTCGGGCAGCCTGTTAGTCAGTTACCAATGGCCGACACAAACGCGGCTATCGATAGCGCGGTACTACAGTGAAAACACGCGGCAATCCAAGGGACGAAACAATACCTTCTCCCGCTCG comes from Spongiibacter tropicus DSM 19543 and encodes:
- the arsH gene encoding arsenical resistance protein ArsH, whose product is MTALPNIQTDQFHMPGQDGFAKVPSRHKPRVLLLYGSLRSRSFSRLVVEECARLLAAMGAETRIYDPTGLPLPDSEDAEHPKVQELREGVMWSEAQVWCSPERHGAMTGIMKAQIDWIPLSLGAVRPTQGKTLAVMQVCGGSQSFNVVNQLRVLGRWMRMLTIPNQSSVPKAFLEFDDNDRMKPSPYYNRIVDVMEELMKFTLLTRDNNPYLLDRYSERVESAEQLMARVNQADI
- a CDS encoding arsenate reductase ArsC, with protein sequence MKILYICTHNRCRSILSEAVSNHFGQGLIEARSAGSDPAGEVHPESLKALTAEGISTEGLQSDSWQDLSDFNPDVVITVCDAAAGEVCPLWMGATPKLHWGLKDPSALDGTEEDRLQAFGDCIALIRQRLEVLMDVASLPPERWSAALQALGAKSS
- a CDS encoding TonB-dependent receptor plug domain-containing protein; its protein translation is MPKNSRSAAYSALCICLGTTVFTAPDSRAQLLNDQLPVVLTPARLKQNRSEVPASVSVIDREMIAASGIRRIPELFRLIPGTAVGARDGWNHVVSYHGTNYRDSRRMQVLIDGRSIYQAGLATVNWNDIPLAIEDIERIEIVRGPSTASYGANAFLGVINIISRHPEDSDRWAVMARRGSGKTEDYLLSHAGDLADGQFRITAHSRRDDGFDKNADGEDRRDSDNSDMANLRYEKNFGNGTALSFGSGFKQGWNTDDFDDVDVTSPDTQHKNHYLSAKLSWDLNRNHSQHLRLDYSGQKQIKEWQAMIPPAFIGRPDHPSPLVLVSPNENSRQSRQDVEFQDTMIWNKALRTVAGVHYKHNRVSSDTYYNGSRRSDSVQLFGNLEYTVNDAISSNIGASWERDSNEGRKHFSPRVAVHYHFTPNHSIRAVYSEAVRTPDLLETSADWSYRITDIQPYVPGIDSGEYVIKATGNPDLRAERIASSELGYYGNFQQWGLQWDVKVFNDRLKRLVSDSTSLEKFTPENNNTLRQRGIETEIDYRPSSAWLIHASYAYINSDSSNSNEESFTPQNSGSLLVSYQWPTQTRLSIARYYSENTRQSKGRNNTFSRSDVRLAQKVDVGRSELELAYVLRYRHDQNSELLADNFYDDSTRHLVSVSLRF